Proteins encoded in a region of the Metamycoplasma alkalescens genome:
- the pdhA gene encoding pyruvate dehydrogenase (acetyl-transferring) E1 component subunit alpha, with product MKQDKNKIERKKKLKYLGKFDPLKNEIVSIMDKDGKITNPKLMPEISNDEIIDAYKMMNLSRRQDIYQNTMQRQGRLLSFLSSTGQEACEVAYINALNKKTDYFVSGYRNSAAWLAMGQPPRNIMLYWVGNEMGGKAPDGINCLPPNIVIGSQYSQATGIAFAEKHKKTKGIALTTTGDGGTSEGETYEAMNFAKLRELPCVFVVENNKWAISTAINEQTKSLNFAVKAIATGMPSIKVDGNDYLACIAVFKEIVEYVRNGNGPVLVECDTYRLGAHSSSDNPDVYRPKAEFEEMQKYDPLIRLKKWLINQKLWSEDKQTALDAEQDKFIAAEFSWVEQNKNYGLEDIFKYQYEKLDLFLEEQYKEAKEFFEKYPDAKGGHH from the coding sequence ATGAAACAAGATAAAAATAAAATTGAAAGGAAGAAAAAATTGAAATATCTAGGAAAATTTGATCCATTAAAAAATGAGATCGTTAGCATTATGGATAAAGATGGAAAAATTACTAATCCTAAACTAATGCCAGAAATTTCAAATGATGAAATTATTGATGCTTATAAAATGATGAATCTTTCACGGCGTCAAGATATTTATCAAAATACAATGCAACGTCAAGGTCGATTATTATCATTTTTATCTTCAACAGGACAAGAAGCTTGTGAAGTTGCATACATTAATGCTTTAAATAAGAAAACTGATTATTTTGTTAGTGGATATCGAAATAGTGCTGCTTGGTTGGCAATGGGACAACCACCAAGAAATATTATGTTATATTGAGTTGGAAATGAAATGGGTGGCAAAGCTCCAGATGGAATTAATTGTTTACCACCAAACATTGTAATTGGATCACAATATTCACAAGCAACAGGAATCGCATTTGCAGAAAAACATAAAAAAACAAAAGGAATTGCTTTAACTACAACTGGTGATGGCGGAACTAGTGAAGGTGAAACCTATGAAGCAATGAACTTTGCTAAACTTCGTGAATTACCATGTGTATTTGTTGTTGAAAACAATAAATGAGCAATCTCAACAGCAATAAATGAGCAAACAAAATCTTTAAACTTTGCTGTTAAAGCAATTGCAACGGGAATGCCTTCAATTAAAGTTGATGGCAATGACTATTTGGCATGTATTGCTGTTTTTAAAGAAATTGTTGAATATGTAAGAAATGGTAATGGTCCAGTGCTTGTTGAATGTGATACATACCGACTAGGGGCACACTCATCTTCAGATAATCCTGATGTTTATCGTCCAAAAGCTGAATTTGAAGAAATGCAAAAATACGATCCATTAATCAGATTAAAAAAATGATTAATCAATCAAAAACTATGATCAGAAGATAAACAAACTGCATTAGATGCTGAACAAGATAAATTTATTGCAGCAGAATTTAGTTGAGTTGAACAAAATAAAAATTATGGTTTAGAAGATATTTTTAAATATCAATATGAAAAATTAGATTTATTTTTAGAAGAACAATACAAAGAAGCTAAAGAATTTTTTGAAAAATACCCAGATGCTAAAGGAGGACACCACTAA